From Salinibacterium sp. ZJ450, one genomic window encodes:
- a CDS encoding PH domain-containing protein → MSSEQYSAPSAPAPEVVVARLRPHARAMFWPSIVLIATVGATTYFTGKFAEDWQNIAVLVAGVLVAVTLWMLPLLAWLGRNYTITTRRIVLRSGFFVRERQELLHSRGYDVTVRKNGLQVLFGSGNVRINTGLENPVVLKDVPSADLVQAALHDLMERSQNPIAARRQQERSRPHDQTAVWGSS, encoded by the coding sequence ATGTCCTCTGAGCAGTACTCCGCGCCGTCGGCGCCGGCTCCCGAGGTCGTCGTAGCTCGGCTGCGACCGCACGCCAGGGCCATGTTCTGGCCCTCGATCGTGCTGATCGCGACGGTCGGTGCCACCACGTACTTCACCGGAAAGTTCGCGGAGGACTGGCAGAACATCGCGGTGCTCGTCGCGGGAGTGCTGGTCGCGGTGACGCTGTGGATGCTGCCACTGCTCGCCTGGCTGGGGCGCAACTACACCATCACCACACGCCGAATCGTGCTGCGCAGCGGATTCTTCGTGCGTGAACGGCAGGAGCTGCTGCATAGCCGGGGCTATGACGTGACTGTTCGCAAGAACGGCCTGCAGGTGCTCTTCGGCAGCGGCAACGTGCGCATCAACACCGGACTGGAGAATCCGGTGGTGTTGAAGGACGTGCCGTCCGCCGATCTGGTGCAGGCGGCGCTGCATGACCTGATGGAACGCAGCCAGAACCCGATCGCGGCCCGGCGCCAGCAGGAACGGTCGCGCCCGCATGACCAGACCGCGGTGTGGGGTTCCTCGTAA
- a CDS encoding UDP-glucose/GDP-mannose dehydrogenase family protein, translated as MKISVIGCGYLGAVHAASMAKLGHDVVGVDVDADKVASLSAGQAPFFEPDLPELLLEAGDSLRFTTKMADLNTATVHFVAVGTPQQQGSNAADLRFVDAAIESLLEHLKPGDLVVGKSTVPVGTAARLAERVETTGARLAWNPEFLREGFAIKDTLTPDRLVYGVRPGGDSDAVATLDEIYATAIAANTPRIVTDYATAELVKVSANAFLATKISFINAMSEIAEVTGADVTQLADAIGLDDRIGRKFLNAGLGFGGGCLPKDIRGFMARAEELGVDQALSFLSEVDAINLRRRSRMVDLTREVVGGDLEGKRIAVLGLAFKPDSDDVRDSPALDVATRLVAEGAIVTATDPQAIETARRRNPELTYVATAAEAARDADAVVLLTEWRDYKTLDPAELAESVNVRAIVDGRNCLNPVAWREAGWLYRALGRPQHAPVAVS; from the coding sequence GTGAAAATCTCTGTGATCGGATGCGGATACCTCGGCGCAGTTCATGCGGCCAGCATGGCCAAACTGGGTCACGACGTCGTCGGAGTAGACGTGGATGCCGACAAGGTGGCAAGCCTGTCGGCCGGGCAGGCGCCCTTCTTCGAGCCCGACCTGCCTGAGCTGCTGCTCGAAGCCGGTGACAGCCTGCGTTTCACCACCAAGATGGCCGACCTGAACACGGCAACGGTGCATTTCGTCGCCGTGGGCACGCCGCAGCAGCAGGGCAGCAATGCCGCCGATCTGCGCTTCGTCGATGCCGCCATCGAGTCCCTGCTCGAGCATCTGAAGCCCGGCGACCTGGTGGTGGGCAAGTCCACCGTGCCGGTCGGCACGGCTGCCCGGCTCGCCGAGCGGGTGGAGACCACCGGCGCCCGGCTCGCCTGGAACCCCGAGTTCCTGCGCGAGGGCTTTGCGATCAAAGACACGCTAACGCCCGACCGTCTCGTTTACGGGGTGCGCCCCGGCGGAGACAGCGATGCCGTCGCCACCCTCGACGAGATCTATGCCACCGCGATCGCCGCGAACACCCCGCGCATCGTCACCGACTACGCCACCGCAGAACTCGTCAAGGTGTCGGCCAACGCGTTCCTCGCCACCAAGATCTCGTTCATCAATGCGATGTCCGAGATCGCCGAGGTGACCGGCGCCGACGTCACCCAGCTCGCCGACGCGATCGGGCTCGACGACCGCATCGGTCGCAAGTTCCTGAACGCGGGCCTCGGTTTCGGCGGTGGATGCCTGCCGAAGGACATCCGTGGCTTCATGGCCCGTGCCGAGGAACTCGGCGTCGACCAGGCGCTCAGCTTCCTCAGCGAGGTCGACGCGATCAACCTGCGCCGGCGCAGCCGCATGGTCGACCTCACCCGCGAGGTGGTCGGGGGAGACCTTGAGGGCAAGCGCATCGCCGTGCTCGGCCTTGCCTTCAAGCCAGACTCCGACGATGTGCGTGACTCGCCGGCGCTGGATGTCGCCACTCGCCTGGTCGCGGAGGGCGCCATCGTCACCGCGACCGACCCGCAGGCGATCGAGACCGCCCGTCGCCGCAACCCGGAATTGACCTACGTCGCCACCGCCGCGGAGGCGGCACGGGATGCGGACGCCGTGGTGCTGCTGACGGAATGGCGCGACTACAAGACGCTCGACCCGGCAGAGCTCGCAGAGTCGGTGAACGTGCGCGCGATCGTCGACGGTCGCAACTGCCTGAATCCCGTCGCTTGGCGGGAAGCCGGCTGGCTCTACCGCGCACTCGGCCGACCGCAGCACGCGCCGGTCGCGGTCAGCTAA
- a CDS encoding 5-(carboxyamino)imidazole ribonucleotide synthase, whose product MTLKVGVIGGGQLARMMIPAAINLGLDIRVLAEADGMSAGLGATAVGDYRDEATVLAFAEGLDAITFDHEHVPQAILHALVDRGYQVHPGPDALRYAQDKLDMRAKLSELGLPVPVWARVETEAELEQFLADNGGAAVVKTARGGYDGKGVRVVRSADEAEDWFRTLAEDGRGGALLVEELVDFRRELAQLVARRPNGEIATWPVVETVQQDGVCAEVIAPAETSIATPLAENIGQRIAEGLGVTGVLAVELFETTDGRLLVNELAMRPHNSGHFSIEGSVTSQFEQHLRAVLDLPLGSTAATAPASVMINILGGPAEGTLSDRYPAAMAAQPSAKIHNYGKDPRPGRKVGHITVTGDEIDEVAYRARAAASHFQ is encoded by the coding sequence ATGACCCTGAAAGTCGGCGTAATCGGGGGCGGGCAGCTCGCCCGCATGATGATCCCCGCAGCCATCAACCTCGGCCTCGACATCCGTGTGCTCGCCGAGGCCGACGGAATGTCGGCCGGACTCGGCGCAACCGCAGTCGGCGATTACCGCGACGAGGCAACCGTGCTCGCGTTCGCCGAGGGGCTCGACGCGATCACCTTCGACCATGAACACGTGCCGCAGGCGATCCTGCACGCCCTGGTCGACCGCGGCTACCAAGTGCACCCCGGCCCGGATGCTCTGCGCTACGCGCAGGACAAGCTCGACATGCGCGCGAAGCTCAGCGAACTCGGCCTGCCCGTTCCCGTGTGGGCGCGCGTGGAGACCGAGGCCGAGCTTGAGCAGTTCCTCGCCGACAACGGTGGGGCAGCCGTGGTGAAAACCGCCCGCGGCGGCTACGACGGCAAGGGAGTTCGGGTAGTGCGGTCGGCCGACGAGGCGGAGGACTGGTTCCGCACCCTGGCCGAGGACGGACGCGGGGGAGCGCTGCTGGTCGAGGAGCTCGTCGACTTCCGCCGAGAGCTGGCCCAGCTCGTCGCCCGGCGCCCGAACGGCGAGATCGCCACTTGGCCGGTGGTCGAGACAGTGCAGCAGGATGGCGTCTGCGCCGAGGTGATCGCCCCGGCCGAGACCTCCATCGCCACCCCGCTGGCCGAAAACATCGGCCAGCGCATCGCCGAGGGCCTGGGCGTCACCGGCGTGCTCGCCGTGGAACTGTTCGAAACCACCGACGGCCGACTGCTGGTGAACGAACTGGCCATGCGCCCGCACAACAGCGGGCACTTCTCGATCGAGGGCTCCGTCACCAGCCAGTTCGAGCAGCACCTGCGCGCGGTGCTCGACCTGCCGCTCGGTTCCACCGCAGCCACCGCGCCGGCAAGCGTGATGATCAACATCCTCGGCGGACCGGCCGAGGGCACCCTCAGCGACCGCTACCCGGCCGCGATGGCGGCCCAGCCGAGCGCGAAGATCCACAACTACGGCAAGGACCCGCGACCGGGCCGCAAGGTCGGTCACATCACCGTCACCGGCGACGAGATTGACGAGGTGGCGTATCGTGCGCGTGCCGCCGCGTCTCACTTTCAGTGA
- the purE gene encoding 5-(carboxyamino)imidazole ribonucleotide mutase, with protein sequence MGDVPQPLVAIVMGSDSDWPVMKDAAAALTEFGIPHEVEVVSAHRTPQKMIAFGTDAAGRGLRAIIAGAGGAAHLPGMLASVTTLPVIGVPVPLSKLDGLDSLLSIVQMPAGVPVATVSIGGARNAGLLAVRMLATSDPDLSRRLSDYAESLKDLVEEKNAALKNSL encoded by the coding sequence ATGGGCGACGTGCCTCAACCACTCGTCGCCATCGTCATGGGCTCCGACTCTGACTGGCCAGTCATGAAGGATGCCGCCGCCGCCCTCACCGAATTCGGCATCCCGCACGAGGTCGAGGTGGTTTCGGCGCACCGCACGCCGCAGAAGATGATCGCGTTCGGAACGGATGCCGCGGGCCGCGGCCTGCGTGCCATCATCGCCGGCGCCGGAGGGGCCGCGCACCTGCCCGGCATGCTCGCGTCGGTCACGACGCTTCCGGTGATCGGGGTTCCGGTGCCGCTGTCGAAGCTTGACGGCCTCGATTCGCTGCTCTCCATCGTGCAGATGCCGGCCGGAGTGCCGGTGGCCACCGTGTCGATCGGCGGAGCGCGCAACGCCGGCCTGCTCGCGGTGCGGATGCTAGCGACATCCGACCCCGACCTGTCCCGCCGCCTGTCCGACTACGCCGAGAGCCTTAAGGACCTCGTCGAAGAGAAGAACGCCGCACTCAAGAACAGCCTGTGA
- a CDS encoding LCP family protein: MSTPVRNPDSTSPEVMTKRAWWLVVLNVLIPGSAQVLAGNRKLGRFGLGATLVLWAAIVVLAVLWFTAREFTITLMTNFWMLWIVQFGLAFYAVLWVILTIDTLRLVRLIRAKPTARPLVAGLTVIALVATAGTAAYGAYLTGVGRGTIESIFGGGNVAEPIDGRYNIMLLGGDAGPDRMGLRPDSITAVSIDAETGAATMIGIPRNLYRVPFSADSPLLQEYPNGYDCGDECLISYLYTYGEEHPELYPDAASQGSTPGIEAMRDAVEGVTGLTMQYYVLIDMQGFADLINALGGVTVEVPERVVLGINGREPVGAIEAGTRTMDGAMALWYVRTRYDTTDFVRMERQRQIQQAIMTQFEPTNVLTKFQAIAEAGAQVVRTDVPQGMLGRFTDLAGKTQAQPITDLELVPPQIDHIHPDYAHIHQMVADATSPAEPAS, translated from the coding sequence GTGAGCACACCAGTCCGAAACCCCGACAGCACCTCGCCCGAGGTCATGACCAAACGGGCCTGGTGGCTCGTCGTGCTGAACGTGCTGATCCCCGGATCCGCTCAGGTACTCGCTGGCAACCGCAAGCTCGGCCGGTTCGGCCTCGGCGCCACCCTCGTGCTGTGGGCGGCGATCGTGGTGCTCGCCGTGCTCTGGTTCACCGCGCGTGAGTTCACGATCACCCTGATGACCAACTTCTGGATGCTGTGGATCGTGCAGTTCGGGCTGGCGTTCTACGCCGTGCTCTGGGTCATCCTGACCATCGACACGCTGCGGTTGGTGCGACTGATCCGCGCCAAACCGACCGCCAGACCCTTGGTCGCCGGGCTCACCGTCATCGCCCTGGTGGCCACGGCCGGCACCGCGGCGTACGGCGCGTACCTGACCGGAGTGGGTCGCGGCACCATCGAGTCGATCTTCGGCGGCGGCAACGTCGCCGAGCCCATCGACGGCCGCTACAACATCATGCTGCTCGGCGGTGACGCCGGTCCCGACCGCATGGGCCTTCGCCCGGACAGCATCACCGCGGTCAGCATCGACGCCGAAACCGGCGCTGCCACCATGATCGGCATCCCGCGCAACCTGTACCGGGTGCCGTTCAGCGCCGACTCTCCGCTGCTGCAGGAGTACCCGAATGGCTATGACTGCGGCGACGAATGCCTGATCAGCTATCTCTACACCTACGGTGAGGAGCATCCGGAGTTGTATCCGGATGCCGCCAGCCAGGGCAGCACGCCGGGCATCGAGGCCATGCGTGATGCGGTCGAAGGCGTAACCGGGCTCACCATGCAGTACTACGTGCTGATCGACATGCAGGGCTTCGCCGACCTGATCAACGCCCTGGGCGGTGTCACGGTCGAGGTGCCGGAACGTGTCGTACTCGGCATCAACGGCAGGGAGCCGGTCGGCGCGATAGAGGCGGGCACCCGAACGATGGATGGAGCAATGGCGCTCTGGTACGTGCGGACCCGCTATGACACCACGGACTTCGTCCGGATGGAACGCCAGCGGCAGATCCAGCAGGCCATCATGACCCAGTTCGAACCGACAAACGTACTGACGAAGTTCCAGGCGATCGCCGAGGCCGGCGCGCAAGTGGTGCGCACCGATGTTCCACAAGGGATGCTCGGTCGCTTCACCGACCTCGCAGGCAAGACGCAGGCGCAGCCGATCACTGACCTCGAACTCGTGCCGCCGCAGATCGACCACATCCACCCGGACTACGCACACATTCACCAGATGGTCGCAGACGCCACTAGTCCGGCGGAGCCCGCGAGCTGA
- a CDS encoding HAD-IIB family hydrolase, producing MTTTSTTLVAFDLDDTLAPSKSPLPTAVAELLVELLDVAEVCVISGGQFGQFKAQVIDALGAASDDALGRLHLMPTCGTQYYRFEDGDWNQLYAQNLTEDEKARALAAVEGKARELGYWEIETWGPILEDRGSQITFSALGQAAPVAAKTAWDPSGVKKNTLREAVAALLPDLEVRSGGSTSVDITRKGIDKAYGMTKLADMTGIALDEMLFVGDRLDENGNDYPVKALGVPCYAVTGWEDTVTFLKELIPTLAARVA from the coding sequence ATGACCACAACCTCCACGACCCTCGTCGCGTTCGACCTGGACGACACTCTGGCCCCGTCGAAGTCCCCGCTGCCGACCGCGGTGGCCGAGCTGCTGGTCGAGTTGCTGGATGTCGCGGAAGTGTGTGTCATCTCCGGTGGCCAGTTCGGCCAGTTCAAGGCCCAGGTGATCGACGCTCTCGGCGCCGCGAGCGATGATGCCCTCGGCCGGCTGCACCTGATGCCCACCTGCGGCACCCAGTACTACCGGTTCGAGGACGGCGACTGGAACCAGCTGTATGCGCAGAACCTCACTGAGGACGAGAAAGCCCGCGCTCTCGCCGCGGTCGAGGGCAAGGCGCGTGAGCTCGGCTACTGGGAGATCGAGACCTGGGGCCCGATTCTTGAGGACCGCGGATCGCAGATCACCTTCTCGGCGCTCGGCCAGGCCGCCCCGGTCGCGGCAAAGACCGCGTGGGACCCGAGCGGTGTGAAGAAGAACACCCTGCGCGAGGCCGTTGCCGCGCTGCTGCCCGACCTCGAGGTGCGATCGGGCGGATCGACATCGGTCGACATCACGCGCAAGGGCATCGACAAGGCGTACGGCATGACCAAGCTCGCCGACATGACTGGCATCGCACTCGACGAGATGCTGTTCGTTGGGGACCGCCTTGACGAGAACGGCAATGACTACCCGGTGAAGGCGCTTGGAGTTCCCTGCTATGCGGTCACCGGCTGGGAAGACACCGTCACGTTCCTGAAAGAACTCATTCCCACCCTCGCTGCACGGGTCGCCTAA
- a CDS encoding glycosyltransferase family 1 protein, with protein sequence MTSANTLRVIIDQMVAPVPGGIGRYTEELTRELIRTAPAGWSVEGVVSASPETAYAEIAEKLPGLSGLFKSALARRELSLSWQAGLTRLPGKGMVHATSLLAPMYRHNRLYEPGHQIAVTIHDAVPWTHPETLTRHGVSWHRAMAKRAQKYADAVVVPSHAVADQLADFIDFGDRVRVIGGAVSSQLTLPADPAGRASELDLPDEYVLSVGTLEPRKGVESLIQAMADPALDHIPLLIVGPGGWGDVDVSQVAADAGLAEGRVRTLGYLSDTDLALALDRATVFVLPSMSEGFGLPVLEAMHFGTPVVHSDSPALVETAGGAGISVPLADLSGYPERLAHAIASVIGDTSKSSRLSVLGKDRARAFSWRDSAEKVWQLHADL encoded by the coding sequence ATGACCTCGGCCAACACGCTGCGTGTCATCATCGATCAGATGGTTGCTCCCGTACCCGGTGGCATCGGTCGGTACACCGAGGAACTCACCCGCGAGCTCATCAGAACGGCGCCCGCCGGATGGTCCGTTGAGGGAGTGGTGTCGGCATCACCCGAAACGGCCTACGCCGAGATCGCGGAGAAACTCCCGGGTCTATCGGGCCTGTTCAAGAGCGCCCTCGCCCGGCGGGAGCTCTCGCTGTCGTGGCAGGCGGGGCTCACCCGGTTGCCGGGCAAGGGCATGGTGCACGCCACCAGCCTGCTTGCGCCGATGTACCGGCACAACCGGCTGTACGAACCCGGGCATCAGATCGCGGTAACGATCCACGACGCCGTGCCGTGGACTCACCCGGAGACCCTCACCCGGCACGGGGTGTCCTGGCACCGGGCCATGGCCAAGCGCGCGCAGAAGTACGCAGACGCGGTGGTCGTACCCTCACACGCGGTGGCTGACCAGCTCGCCGACTTCATCGACTTTGGCGACCGTGTGCGAGTGATCGGGGGCGCCGTGAGCTCACAGCTCACGCTGCCAGCCGACCCTGCAGGCCGCGCGAGCGAGCTCGATCTTCCCGACGAGTACGTCCTGAGCGTCGGCACGCTGGAGCCTCGCAAGGGGGTCGAATCCCTGATTCAGGCGATGGCCGACCCGGCTCTTGACCACATTCCACTCCTGATCGTCGGGCCTGGGGGTTGGGGCGACGTGGATGTCTCGCAGGTTGCTGCCGACGCAGGGCTCGCCGAGGGACGAGTTCGCACACTCGGCTACCTCAGCGATACCGACCTGGCGCTCGCGCTTGACCGGGCGACGGTGTTCGTGCTGCCGAGCATGAGCGAGGGCTTCGGCCTGCCCGTGCTCGAGGCGATGCACTTCGGCACGCCCGTTGTCCATTCCGATTCGCCAGCACTGGTAGAAACGGCAGGCGGCGCGGGAATAAGCGTTCCGCTCGCCGACCTGTCGGGCTACCCAGAGAGACTGGCGCACGCCATCGCCTCGGTGATCGGCGACACTAGCAAGAGTTCCCGGCTGAGCGTGCTGGGCAAGGACCGTGCGCGGGCCTTCAGCTGGCGGGATTCCGCCGAGAAGGTGTGGCAGCTTCACGCCGACCTGTGA
- the rfbD gene encoding dTDP-4-dehydrorhamnose reductase — MTRIIITGANGMLGRDLQAVFAGRDVTAFSRADLDITDRDSVIDAVAGHDVVINAAAYTNVDDAETNEEAALATNALGAENLAVAAALSGARLVQISTDYVFDGTANEPYDEDTNLRPVSAYGRTKAEGERRTRAAHPDGSYIVRTAWLYGAHGPNFARTMLRLAETHASVSVVTDQVGQPTWSMDLAGQILRLVDSAAPAGIYHGTNSGQASWFDFARAVFETAGLDPERVGPTDSAAFVRPAPRPAYSVLGHNGWARAGLAPMRPWRDALEEAAATGAFG; from the coding sequence GTGACGAGAATCATCATCACCGGGGCGAACGGCATGCTCGGCCGTGACCTCCAAGCCGTATTCGCCGGTCGTGACGTCACCGCGTTCAGCCGCGCCGACCTCGACATCACCGACCGGGATTCGGTGATCGACGCGGTCGCTGGACACGACGTGGTTATCAATGCCGCGGCGTACACCAATGTCGACGACGCCGAGACCAATGAGGAAGCCGCGCTCGCCACGAACGCTCTGGGAGCCGAAAATCTCGCGGTGGCGGCCGCCCTCAGTGGGGCACGCCTCGTGCAGATCTCGACCGATTACGTGTTCGACGGAACAGCGAACGAACCGTATGACGAAGATACGAATCTTCGCCCCGTGAGCGCGTACGGACGAACCAAGGCAGAGGGCGAGCGCCGCACGCGGGCGGCCCATCCCGACGGCTCGTACATTGTGCGCACGGCGTGGCTTTACGGTGCCCACGGCCCCAACTTCGCCAGAACCATGCTGCGACTCGCCGAGACCCACGCGAGCGTCAGCGTTGTCACTGACCAGGTCGGACAGCCGACGTGGTCGATGGACTTAGCAGGACAGATCCTGCGGCTGGTCGATTCCGCTGCCCCGGCGGGGATCTACCACGGCACAAACAGCGGCCAGGCCAGCTGGTTCGACTTTGCGCGAGCTGTGTTCGAAACGGCCGGGCTTGATCCGGAACGTGTAGGTCCGACAGACAGCGCCGCCTTCGTGCGCCCCGCCCCGCGTCCGGCGTATTCCGTGCTCGGCCACAACGGCTGGGCTCGCGCTGGGCTTGCGCCGATGCGGCCCTGGCGGGACGCCCTCGAGGAGGCGGCAGCGACCGGAGCCTTCGGATGA
- the rfbB gene encoding dTDP-glucose 4,6-dehydratase: MKILVTGGAGFIGSNFVHYLIANSDHTVTVLDKLTYAGNLASLDGLPAARFSFVKGDIGDAELVDDLFGSHDAVVHYAAESHNDNSLADARPFLDTNIVGTYTLLEAARKHDIRFHHISTDEVYGDLELDDPARFTEDTPYNPSSPYSSTKAGSDLLVRAWVRSFGVRATISNCSNNYGAYQHVEKFIPRQITNVLRGERPKLYGKGENVRDWIHANDHSSAVLTILERGAIGDTYLIGADGEKNNKEVVELILTQLGQAADAYDHVVDRPGHDLRYAIDSTKLRTELGWEPKFSDFEAGLADTIAWYRDNEAWWAPQKDETEARYKDQGQ; this comes from the coding sequence ATGAAGATTCTTGTCACCGGCGGGGCCGGGTTCATCGGCTCTAACTTCGTGCACTACCTGATCGCGAACAGCGACCACACCGTTACCGTGCTCGACAAGTTGACCTACGCGGGCAACCTCGCGTCGCTCGATGGGTTGCCTGCTGCTCGTTTCAGCTTCGTCAAAGGAGACATCGGCGACGCGGAGCTGGTGGACGACCTATTCGGGTCACACGATGCCGTCGTGCACTATGCGGCCGAGAGCCACAACGACAACTCACTCGCCGACGCTCGCCCGTTCCTCGACACGAACATCGTCGGCACCTACACCCTGCTCGAAGCGGCCCGCAAGCACGACATCCGTTTTCACCACATCTCGACCGATGAAGTGTACGGCGACCTTGAGCTCGACGACCCCGCTCGGTTCACTGAGGACACTCCATACAATCCGTCGAGCCCGTACTCGTCCACAAAGGCCGGCAGCGACCTGCTCGTGCGGGCCTGGGTGCGCTCGTTCGGGGTGCGGGCAACGATTTCCAACTGCTCGAACAACTACGGCGCATATCAGCACGTCGAAAAGTTCATTCCGCGCCAAATCACGAATGTATTGCGCGGCGAGCGACCCAAGCTCTATGGCAAGGGCGAGAACGTCCGTGACTGGATTCATGCGAACGACCATTCGTCTGCGGTACTCACAATCCTTGAGCGGGGCGCGATCGGCGACACGTACCTGATCGGCGCCGATGGCGAGAAGAACAACAAGGAGGTCGTCGAGCTGATCCTGACCCAGCTCGGGCAGGCGGCCGATGCCTATGATCACGTCGTCGACCGGCCGGGTCACGACCTGCGTTACGCCATCGACTCCACCAAGCTCCGCACCGAGCTCGGATGGGAACCAAAATTCTCGGACTTCGAAGCTGGCCTCGCCGACACCATTGCGTGGTACCGGGACAATGAGGCTTGGTGGGCGCCACAGAAGGACGAAACCGAGGCCCGGTACAAGGACCAAGGGCAGTGA
- a CDS encoding dTDP-4-dehydrorhamnose 3,5-epimerase family protein yields MQIRELSIPDAYVITPQQFGDDRGTFLEWYRFDKLGDTVGRPLDLRQANTSVSKRGVVRGIHFVDVPPGQAKYVTVAHGAVLDFVVDIRVGSPTFGQWDSVLLDHQDRRAVYLSEGLGHAFVALTDDATVTYLVSDVYNPGTEHAINPLDPEVGLVFPADAGELLLSEKDTQAPGLSESVAAGLLPTWEATRDYYDSMSKVEG; encoded by the coding sequence GTGCAGATCCGCGAACTCTCCATTCCCGACGCTTACGTCATTACACCTCAGCAGTTCGGCGATGATCGCGGCACATTCCTTGAGTGGTACCGCTTCGACAAGCTTGGTGACACGGTCGGCCGGCCGCTGGACCTCCGCCAAGCCAACACGTCTGTCTCGAAGCGCGGTGTGGTGCGGGGCATCCACTTCGTCGATGTGCCACCAGGTCAAGCCAAATACGTGACTGTCGCCCACGGTGCTGTGCTCGACTTTGTCGTCGATATCCGGGTCGGTTCGCCGACGTTCGGCCAGTGGGATTCGGTGCTCCTTGACCATCAGGACCGACGCGCGGTTTACCTGTCTGAGGGTCTCGGGCATGCGTTCGTCGCGCTCACCGATGACGCGACGGTCACCTACCTGGTGAGCGACGTGTACAACCCCGGCACCGAACATGCGATCAATCCGCTCGACCCCGAAGTCGGCTTGGTCTTTCCCGCGGATGCCGGCGAATTGTTGCTGTCCGAGAAGGACACCCAAGCCCCGGGGCTCTCAGAATCGGTCGCCGCTGGGCTGCTACCCACCTGGGAGGCGACTCGCGACTATTACGACTCGATGAGCAAGGTGGAGGGCTGA
- the rfbA gene encoding glucose-1-phosphate thymidylyltransferase RfbA: MRGIVLAGGSGSRLWPITQGISKQLMPIYDKPMIYYPLSTLMMAGINEILIITTPEYNEQFKALLGDGSRLGIRLEYAVQPSPDGLAQAFIIGEEFIGDESVALVLGDNIFHGSGLGTSLRSVQNIEGALIFAYAVSDPTAYGVVEFDSDFTAVSIEEKPAAPKSNFAVPGLYFYDNSVVEIAKSITPSARGELEISTVNERYLDAGALSVQVLDRGTAWLDTGTFESMMQASEYVRVIEARQGYKIGCIEEVAFRAGWIDDDQLRALATPLVKSGYGEYLLRLADGL; the protein is encoded by the coding sequence ATGCGCGGAATCGTTTTGGCTGGAGGATCCGGCAGCCGGCTGTGGCCGATCACTCAAGGCATCTCGAAGCAGCTGATGCCGATTTACGACAAGCCGATGATCTACTACCCGCTGTCGACGCTGATGATGGCGGGCATCAACGAGATCCTGATTATTACGACGCCCGAGTACAACGAGCAGTTCAAAGCGCTGCTCGGCGACGGAAGCCGCCTCGGCATCCGTCTCGAATACGCCGTGCAACCCTCACCAGACGGACTGGCCCAGGCGTTCATCATCGGCGAGGAGTTCATCGGCGACGAGAGCGTCGCACTCGTGCTCGGCGACAACATCTTCCACGGCAGCGGCTTGGGGACGTCCCTGCGCAGCGTGCAGAACATCGAAGGCGCTCTCATCTTCGCCTATGCGGTAAGCGACCCGACGGCATACGGCGTCGTCGAGTTCGATAGCGATTTCACTGCGGTGTCGATCGAAGAAAAGCCCGCGGCGCCGAAGAGCAACTTCGCCGTTCCCGGGTTGTATTTCTACGACAACTCGGTCGTAGAGATCGCGAAGTCGATCACGCCCAGCGCGCGGGGTGAACTGGAGATCAGCACCGTCAACGAGCGGTATCTCGACGCTGGTGCGCTGAGTGTCCAGGTGCTCGATCGGGGAACGGCTTGGCTCGACACCGGAACATTCGAATCGATGATGCAGGCGTCTGAGTACGTGCGCGTGATCGAAGCCCGGCAGGGATACAAGATCGGTTGCATCGAAGAGGTCGCATTCAGGGCGGGCTGGATCGATGACGACCAGTTGCGCGCCCTCGCAACCCCGCTGGTCAAGAGCGGGTATGGGGAGTACCTCCTGCGCCTGGCAGACGGGCTCTGA
- a CDS encoding GtrA family protein: MKRILQNQQVRFLLAGSFNTALDFLLLNVLTLAFGVAPLVANTVSVSLGIVISYALNHFFVFRYPYRISIGKFLEFFLVTGFSSLVLQNTIIFLFELLFDTSFGNSLLFLPTAEGDQVLALNIAKFSAVLVGLVWNFTMYKFVVFRKRNEPRRLK; this comes from the coding sequence GTGAAACGCATTCTGCAGAACCAGCAAGTCCGATTCTTGTTAGCGGGCTCGTTCAACACCGCCCTGGACTTCCTACTTTTGAACGTGTTGACCCTAGCATTTGGGGTTGCACCGCTGGTTGCGAACACCGTCTCCGTGAGTTTGGGCATCGTCATCTCGTACGCGCTCAACCACTTCTTCGTGTTCCGTTACCCTTACCGGATCAGCATTGGCAAGTTTCTCGAGTTCTTTCTGGTCACAGGCTTTAGCTCGCTCGTCTTGCAGAACACGATAATTTTCCTCTTTGAGCTGCTTTTCGACACCAGCTTCGGCAACTCGCTGCTCTTCCTACCAACGGCGGAGGGCGATCAAGTGTTGGCGTTGAACATCGCCAAGTTCTCGGCCGTGCTCGTCGGGCTGGTGTGGAACTTCACGATGTACAAGTTCGTCGTGTTCCGCAAGCGCAACGAGCCGCGTCGCCTCAAGTGA